A single window of Nitrospirota bacterium DNA harbors:
- a CDS encoding nucleotidyltransferase domain-containing protein — MIKGLDKTEGMVCSEGIPSPLANAVRTIVQVARPDKIILFGSYTAGTNNAGSDYDLLVLKKNLKNQRKLVQNIYLHFRNIGAPVDVLALDLDRFAELKDDPYLIYYEADKNGKVIYEKYHESKGMA; from the coding sequence ATGATTAAAGGGTTAGACAAAACTGAAGGGATGGTATGTAGTGAAGGGATTCCCTCACCGCTTGCAAATGCTGTAAGGACGATAGTTCAGGTGGCAAGACCTGACAAGATAATCCTTTTTGGTTCTTACACCGCAGGCACAAATAATGCTGGTAGTGATTATGATCTTCTTGTTTTGAAGAAAAATCTAAAGAACCAGAGAAAGTTAGTGCAAAATATATATCTGCATTTTAGAAATATCGGAGCTCCTGTTGATGTTTTAGCATTAGACCTTGACAGATTTGCTGAGCTTAAAGATGACCCATATCTGATTTACTATGAGGCAGATAAAAATGGGAAGGTTATCTATGAAAAATATCATGAAAGCAAGGGAATGGCTTAA
- the hemW gene encoding radical SAM family heme chaperone HemW, whose product METKESFIYVHIPFCLRKCRYCDFYSIPQNVESERLYINALIREIHMRRGEITQIRTLYFGGGTPTVLSNESFSAVIRTFYDNFEIHPDAEITVEANPVTIQGDYDNLLLLRQLGVNRISLGVQSFCDDVLKSLGRLHSAADAREAIRRVSAIYPNFSLDLMYAIPGQSMAVWQDTVKEALSYNPAHISAYELTPEEHTPLWEDIKAGKIQITDEDTTIEMYEFLIKTLKKAGYSHYEISNYALRDRQCQHNLNYWRRGFYTGFGAAAHSHIAADGVIKRYSNAANINSYTEAISNGTLPIVDELIVTESEAERERIFLGLRTTYGVHFENIPKVAVELLNAGLIEINGNIITLTEKGFLVSNFCIGQLTEY is encoded by the coding sequence ATGGAAACCAAAGAGAGCTTCATATATGTACATATTCCTTTTTGTCTCAGAAAATGCCGGTACTGCGATTTTTATTCGATTCCTCAAAACGTAGAATCAGAACGGTTATATATTAATGCGCTGATACGGGAAATACATATGCGCCGTGGTGAAATAACACAGATCCGCACACTCTATTTTGGCGGAGGCACGCCGACAGTTTTATCAAACGAATCATTCTCAGCCGTTATACGTACGTTTTATGATAATTTCGAAATACATCCCGATGCTGAAATCACAGTTGAGGCAAATCCGGTAACTATTCAAGGCGATTATGACAATCTACTTTTGCTGAGACAACTCGGAGTAAACAGGATAAGCCTTGGAGTTCAATCATTCTGTGATGATGTATTAAAATCATTGGGCAGACTTCATAGCGCAGCTGATGCACGGGAGGCAATCCGCAGGGTTAGCGCAATTTATCCGAATTTTTCGCTGGATTTAATGTATGCAATTCCGGGGCAAAGTATGGCTGTATGGCAGGATACGGTAAAAGAAGCACTAAGCTATAATCCCGCCCACATATCGGCTTATGAGCTGACTCCGGAGGAGCACACGCCGCTATGGGAGGATATCAAAGCCGGAAAGATACAGATTACAGATGAAGACACTACAATAGAGATGTATGAGTTTTTAATTAAAACGCTTAAAAAAGCGGGATACAGCCATTATGAAATATCCAACTATGCGCTCAGAGACAGGCAGTGTCAGCATAATTTAAACTACTGGAGACGTGGGTTTTATACCGGATTTGGAGCCGCTGCACATTCGCACATTGCAGCAGATGGCGTAATTAAAAGATATTCAAATGCTGCAAACATAAACTCTTACACTGAGGCTATTAGTAACGGAACACTGCCAATTGTAGATGAGCTTATAGTGACAGAAAGTGAGGCGGAAAGAGAGAGAATTTTTTTGGGACTGCGAACCACTTACGGAGTACATTTTGAAAACATTCCCAAAGTTGCGGTAGAATTATTAAACGCCGGACTCATTGAAATCAACGGTAATATAATAACGCTGACAGAGAAAGGGTTTTTAGTGAGTAATTTTTGTATCGGACAGTTGACTGAATATTAA
- a CDS encoding type II toxin-antitoxin system YoeB family toxin: MRSLVFDPHALEDLEWWVKEDKKKVLKIINLIKYFLSR, encoded by the coding sequence TTGAGAAGCTTGGTGTTTGACCCTCATGCGCTTGAGGACTTAGAGTGGTGGGTAAAAGAAGACAAGAAAAAAGTTTTAAAAATTATTAATCTTATTAAATATTTTCTTTCACGCTAA
- a CDS encoding prevent-host-death protein, which yields MNDADIQYISDKTGKVSGVIVPIDLWREIESEKETAYLLKSNTMRERLKKSRERIESIPVEVVFEKLGV from the coding sequence ATGAACGATGCGGATATTCAGTACATATCAGACAAAACAGGAAAAGTAAGTGGGGTCATAGTTCCTATAGATTTATGGCGTGAGATTGAATCTGAAAAGGAGACAGCCTATCTTCTAAAGAGCAATACCATGCGGGAAAGGCTTAAAAAGTCAAGGGAACGCATTGAGAGTATTCCTGTAGAGGTTGTTTTTGAGAAGCTTGGTGTTTGA
- a CDS encoding pentapeptide repeat-containing protein, producing the protein MNADFREAKLERANFYSANLQGAYLKGASVKCADLTYTVLKGIYYDNISFLDIENNLDYDNLTKIERTSSFESVKNNIKLAK; encoded by the coding sequence TTGAATGCTGATTTCAGAGAAGCAAAATTAGAGAGAGCAAATTTTTACAGTGCTAACTTACAAGGGGCTTATTTAAAAGGAGCTTCGGTAAAATGTGCAGATTTGACATATACTGTTCTTAAAGGCATATATTATGACAACATTAGTTTTTTAGACATAGAAAACAATTTAGATTATGATAATCTGACAAAAATAGAACGTACTTCATCTTTTGAATCTGTTAAAAACAATATTAAACTCGCAAAATAA
- a CDS encoding PQQ-like beta-propeller repeat protein, with protein sequence MKSKLVSFLCCLCIFYAEVTYSGSVSPWPMFHHDAQHTGQSAYNGPQTNTLKWSYRSTSGSNTSMSPNTPSISNDGQTIYANFANNQLLALSTETGQLIWSATLSGDGATAVATDGTVYAVGGTTLYAFTSAGSSKWTFSEATENIYGEPCIGGDGTLYIGSRDTYVYAVNPDGTLKWKYKTSGSIAPLASPTLSPDGLSVYVGAGDPHDQTDGTLYALNSASGTLKWSKNIDPVRASGAVVGQDGTIYVCGNKRVHAFQPDGTQLWQSADGTAEYLTPALSSSGIIYTGTGVDGKIYALSASTGSTLWSYQTGTNIDPTGPQYGVLTAPVIGADSTVYMGSVDGKMYALKSDGTLRWIYSTSASIVENCPAIGADGTLYFSSDDTYLYAVKDSSSNSTSTTTTASTTTTTVNSGTIVSNSRATVTYSLPYLHTNTNNVTYCEISNVSTDNVTALYFAMGANSDGTPTGALKEFPTTMLYAKMSKLMTFNGEYIYFGNDTVGLSSELGSATSYGGMLTFYSSGTGLNCKTVVVSCFQGTTSPRRNLAGLLCEDNSTIGPGGNKLILGF encoded by the coding sequence ATGAAATCTAAATTAGTATCTTTTTTATGCTGTCTATGTATCTTTTATGCAGAAGTAACATATAGTGGTTCAGTAAGCCCATGGCCTATGTTTCATCACGATGCACAGCATACAGGGCAGAGTGCTTATAACGGACCGCAAACAAATACTTTGAAATGGAGTTACAGAAGTACCAGCGGTTCTAATACAAGCATGTCGCCCAACACTCCAAGCATAAGCAATGATGGACAAACAATATATGCTAATTTTGCTAATAATCAATTACTTGCACTGAGTACAGAAACAGGGCAGCTGATATGGAGCGCTACTCTAAGTGGTGACGGAGCAACTGCAGTTGCCACTGATGGCACTGTATATGCCGTTGGGGGAACAACTCTTTACGCTTTTACATCTGCCGGTAGTTCAAAGTGGACTTTTTCCGAGGCAACAGAAAATATTTATGGGGAACCTTGCATAGGAGGCGATGGCACCTTGTACATCGGTTCGCGGGATACATATGTCTATGCTGTGAATCCCGACGGTACCCTTAAGTGGAAATATAAGACCTCTGGCTCCATAGCTCCACTTGCCTCCCCTACATTAAGCCCCGACGGACTTAGTGTGTATGTGGGAGCCGGAGACCCACACGATCAAACTGATGGGACTCTTTATGCGTTGAACTCCGCAAGCGGCACTCTCAAATGGAGTAAAAACATAGATCCTGTCAGAGCCAGTGGCGCTGTGGTTGGACAAGACGGGACTATCTATGTTTGCGGCAATAAGCGGGTTCATGCGTTTCAACCAGATGGGACACAGTTGTGGCAATCGGCTGATGGTACTGCAGAGTATTTAACACCAGCCCTTTCCTCATCGGGCATTATTTATACGGGTACAGGGGTAGATGGTAAGATTTATGCACTAAGTGCCAGCACTGGCAGTACCTTGTGGTCGTACCAGACAGGGACGAATATTGATCCTACAGGTCCGCAATATGGGGTTCTGACAGCTCCTGTTATCGGCGCTGACTCAACTGTTTATATGGGGTCGGTGGATGGAAAAATGTATGCCCTTAAATCAGACGGAACTCTTCGTTGGATCTATTCAACGTCAGCAAGCATTGTGGAAAACTGTCCGGCAATAGGAGCTGACGGCACACTGTATTTCAGCTCGGACGATACATATCTTTATGCGGTGAAAGACTCATCGTCAAACAGTACTTCAACGACAACTACTGCCTCCACAACAACCACAACTGTAAACTCAGGTACAATAGTTTCAAACAGCAGAGCAACAGTCACATATTCGCTGCCATATCTCCACACTAATACAAACAATGTAACCTACTGTGAGATATCTAATGTTTCGACAGATAATGTTACAGCACTGTATTTTGCGATGGGAGCAAACTCTGACGGAACTCCAACCGGCGCATTAAAGGAATTCCCCACAACTATGCTCTATGCTAAAATGTCAAAATTGATGACATTTAACGGTGAGTACATATACTTTGGGAATGATACCGTAGGGCTGTCATCAGAGCTTGGGAGCGCTACTTCTTACGGTGGAATGCTTACATTTTACTCATCAGGGACGGGATTAAATTGTAAGACTGTGGTTGTAAGCTGTTTTCAGGGAACCACAAGCCCCAGACGTAATTTAGCCGGACTTCTTTGCGAGGATAACAGCACAATAGGTCCTGGCGGAAATAAATTAATACTTGGATTTTAG
- a CDS encoding DMT family protein, with translation MKTIILLTVSNVFMTFAWYGHLKYRGSPLFKVILISWFIAFVEYCFQVPANRIGYGQYTGAQLKTIQEVITLVVFCVFSIFYLKEDLRWNYIVGFFFILAAVFFVFKKW, from the coding sequence TTGAAAACAATAATACTTCTGACAGTATCGAACGTATTTATGACTTTTGCATGGTATGGTCATCTTAAGTACAGAGGAAGCCCGCTTTTTAAAGTTATCTTAATAAGTTGGTTTATTGCTTTTGTTGAGTATTGTTTTCAGGTGCCAGCTAACCGGATTGGATATGGACAGTACACTGGCGCACAACTTAAGACCATTCAAGAGGTGATAACTCTGGTGGTTTTTTGCGTTTTTTCCATTTTCTACCTGAAAGAAGACCTGAGGTGGAATTACATAGTGGGGTTTTTCTTCATACTGGCCGCAGTGTTTTTTGTTTTCAAGAAATGGTAA
- the mdh gene encoding malate dehydrogenase, giving the protein MKKQKVSVIGAGNVGATSAQLLAMGGLCDVVLFDIVDGMPQGKALDIAEACPLWNSSATIIGTNDYAAIRGSDVIVVTAGMARKPGMSRDDLLKINAGIISGAAAEILKHAPDSVVIVVTNPMDVMAHLVLKTTGFNSNRVMGMGGVLDAARFCSFVAAELKVSPEVISSMLMGGHGDQMVPLPRFSTVRGIPVTELLSKEKIDAIVERTRNGGAEIVALLKTGSAYYAPAASIYEMVKSILLDERKVLPVSCCLEGQYGVDHVYAGVPAVLGKNGVEAIIEINLNEDEKNAFMKSVNAVKNLVKSIT; this is encoded by the coding sequence ATGAAAAAACAAAAAGTATCCGTAATAGGTGCCGGTAATGTTGGGGCAACATCGGCTCAGTTGCTTGCTATGGGAGGGCTTTGTGATGTAGTGCTCTTTGATATTGTTGACGGAATGCCGCAAGGGAAAGCCCTTGATATTGCTGAGGCCTGTCCGCTTTGGAATTCCTCAGCCACTATTATTGGCACAAATGATTATGCGGCAATTAGAGGCTCTGACGTCATAGTTGTAACAGCCGGAATGGCCAGAAAACCAGGCATGTCCAGAGATGATCTGCTTAAAATTAATGCCGGAATCATAAGCGGCGCTGCCGCAGAGATTTTAAAACATGCGCCGGACTCTGTCGTTATCGTGGTAACAAACCCGATGGACGTGATGGCGCACCTTGTGCTTAAGACAACCGGTTTTAACTCTAATCGGGTAATGGGCATGGGAGGGGTTTTAGATGCAGCGAGGTTTTGCTCGTTTGTTGCTGCAGAACTTAAAGTATCGCCTGAGGTTATAAGCTCTATGCTAATGGGTGGCCATGGGGATCAGATGGTGCCGCTTCCCAGATTTAGCACAGTAAGGGGAATACCGGTTACGGAATTATTATCTAAAGAAAAAATTGACGCAATTGTAGAACGAACCCGAAATGGCGGGGCTGAAATCGTGGCGCTGCTTAAGACCGGAAGCGCCTACTATGCGCCTGCCGCATCAATTTATGAAATGGTTAAATCAATTCTACTGGATGAAAGAAAGGTGCTTCCTGTTTCATGCTGTCTTGAGGGACAATACGGGGTAGATCACGTGTATGCCGGAGTTCCTGCAGTGCTGGGTAAAAACGGAGTAGAAGCAATTATCGAAATTAACCTTAACGAGGATGAAAAGAACGCTTTTATGAAATCTGTCAATGCAGTTAAAAATCTTGTAAAATCAATAACTTAG
- a CDS encoding DedA family protein translates to MKFLKKFYDWVLHWAYTSYAVPALFILSFAESAFLPIMPEVILFPLCLSRHKKAFYYAFVCSISSVLGGLFGYLIGLEFWSIGQKIVFHYMTHEKFESVRLTYHNHEAWVIFMAALTPVPYKIFTIAAGFFRGDILVFTIASILGRSAKFFILVAPFYYFGPGIKSRIEKSFHIIGVSVIIAALIVILIIKLVKR, encoded by the coding sequence TTGAAGTTTTTAAAGAAATTCTATGATTGGGTTCTGCACTGGGCTTACACCTCATACGCAGTGCCTGCGCTGTTTATCCTGTCTTTTGCCGAATCCGCGTTTTTACCGATTATGCCGGAGGTTATCCTTTTTCCACTGTGCCTTTCCCGCCACAAAAAAGCATTTTACTATGCTTTTGTCTGCTCAATATCGTCTGTGCTTGGAGGGCTCTTTGGTTATCTTATTGGGCTTGAGTTTTGGAGTATCGGACAGAAAATTGTTTTCCATTACATGACACATGAGAAGTTTGAATCAGTGCGCCTTACGTATCACAACCATGAGGCCTGGGTGATTTTTATGGCGGCTCTGACCCCTGTCCCTTACAAAATTTTTACCATAGCTGCCGGATTTTTCAGAGGCGACATCCTTGTTTTTACAATAGCGTCCATTTTAGGCAGAAGCGCAAAGTTTTTTATTCTTGTTGCACCATTTTATTATTTTGGCCCCGGGATTAAATCCAGAATTGAGAAGTCTTTTCATATCATAGGGGTTTCAGTTATAATAGCCGCACTAATCGTAATTTTAATAATAAAGTTGGTGAAAAGATGA